The DNA window AATTCAGTTTCAGATAAGATTGTGCTGTTTTGAATTATAAAAACATCTCTAATTGTATCTGCAACTTCTTTTGATGTAAGATCACCTACGTTGGTGTTTTTGTTGATGGAAAATGTAATATTACCATTTGCAGAATTTCCTTTAACTATCTTCTTTTTATTTGCAGTGGAAATTACTTCCCATGATCCTGGATAGTCAAATGATATTTCTCCATCATCATAGGTTAGAATCTGCGTTGTATTTTCCATTTCTTTTAATGCTTCTTCCACTTTAACACGTACATAAATATAAGGATCATCTAAAGCATGAGTTAATGGTTTAAGAGCCTCTTCATCACCTATTTTTCCAAGGGCTTCTGCGGCTCTTCCCCTAACATATTTATTCCTGTCTTTAGTCCACCCAACAAGTATATTAATTAAGGGTTTTACGGCCCGTTTATCTCCTATTCTTCCAAGGGCTTCTGCAGCCCTTCCTCGAATATGCCAGTCTTCATTTCTTAAAAGATCTATAAGAGGTTCAACAGCAACATTTTTCATTTTTCCAAGGGCAACCACAGCTTTCCATCTAACGTCATTGTCTTCATCGTTTAGGGCATCCATTAGACTTTCAATTGCTCGTTCATCTCCTATTTTTCCAAGTGCATCTGCAGCATACTTTCTAACGTGCCATTCATCATCACTTAAAGCTTCTATTAGACTATCTACTGCTCGTTCATCTCCTATTTTTCCAAGTGCAGAAGCAGCAAATCTTCTAACTGCCCATCTTTTATCATGTAATAAATAGATTAGGGGATCTACAGCTCGCATGTCCCCAATATTTCCAAGGGCCCACGCGGCTTTCCATCTAACTTCTTCGTCCTTATCATTTAAAGCTTTTATCAGAGGTTCTACAGCTCTCCTATCTCTTAGCACGCCCAAAGCCTCAGCTGCGGTTTCTCTTACAGAACCCATAACTGCGTAGTATTCATGCCATTCTTTATATTCAAGAACGTCTATAAGTGGAAATAAGGCCCTATCATCTCCTATCTTTTTAAGAGCGGCAGCAGCCTCTTTTCGAATATTGCAGTCATTAAATTTAAGAGCATTTATTAGGCTTTCAACGTCCCTGGTTTTTTCCAACCGATCTATATTTGGCTTAATTTTACCAATTGCCATGTATAACCTCAAAATTTTTTAACAAAAATTTCGTTGTTACGAAACTTTAGGAAACTCTCAAACACGAAGTGTTTGGAGCAAATCGTAGCAAGCAAAAATCGAAGATTTTTGCTGCATGTAAACATCTACGATGTTTACTTTTGTGAACATGTAAAATTCTAAAAGAATTTTACGGTTACGAACTTCGTTCGTAAACATAGAAATCTATGATTTTCTAAAGATTTGCTAGTTTCATTCATGGAGTCTCAAAATCGTGGATTTTGAAGACTTTCAGTTTCGTAAACATCGGAAATTCGCGATTTCCGAAGGTTTCGAAATTCTATGAATTCCTTCAACCTTTATGCCATGATAAATAATAAATTTATTATATTTAATATTCCAACTTTAAATTTCAGATGATTCTATTTATTTCTGGAATAATTTAAATAGATATATGTATTATTTCATGATTGAATCCCATGTGTATTAGATAGTGGTGCTGATTTAAAACTGTTTATTTGTATTTTAAATTATGATGCTATTATATTTTTATTAAATTAAATAAGTGCCCTTATAAGCTTAAATAGGCTTGGAGATTCTTTTAAAAGCCCAAACCATTCCCTTTTTGAAATCGACCAGATATCTTTGTCTTCTAAGAATCTTGCAAGTGCATTGAATTCATCATCGTTTATTTTGTCAAGAACTTTTCTATATTTAAGAGACTGGTTAATAAGGCCTCCAATTTGATCTTTCCAGCGCTTTTCATATATTTTTAAGAATCCTTCAGACATATTTTCACTTTTTATGGATTCTGCTGCAACTTCACCAGCTATTCTCGCACTTGCAGCGGTTAAATGGATTCCGCCGCCAGTTAACGGATCTACATGTCCTGCAGCGTCTCCAACGACCATCAGTCCGTTGGCATATGTTTTTTTAATATTGCCTGAAACTGGTACTCCTCCAATATTAAGTTCAACGGGTGTTCCACCAAGATTTGATATGAATTTATGGAGATAATGATATGCAGTTTCATTAGTATTTCTAATTCCAATTCCGACGTTAGCCACCCCATTTTCATTTGGAAAAATCCAGAGATATCCTCCAGGAGCGACTTTACTTCCGAAATAAAACTGCATATAATTTGGTTCTACATCAATACCTACCATTTTATATTGAATGCAGGAACAGATATCGTTTATTCTGCGTGTTGAATTTAAACCGGCCATTCGTGATATATTTGATTCTATGCCGTCTGCAGCAATAACAATGTCTGCTTCAATTTCCATGGTTTTACCAAGGTGTTTTGCAACAACTCCCTTAATATTTCCATCTTTGATAATCAGGTCTTTCACTGTAGTTTTTAGCATTATGTCTGTTCCAGCTTTTGCCGATTCAATGGCAAGATGTTTATCAAACACTTTCCTGTCTAAAATAAAACCCCTTTCATTATCAGGCGTCATCCGAAAATGAGTACCATCGGGAGAATAAAGATCGGCCCCCATAATCTCAGAGCATACATATCTCTTGGAAGGCTTTATTCCAACAGTTTCGAAGGTTACTTCATTTGTAGCTTCAGCACACTGGAGAGGAACTCCAATTTCCTGTCTTTTTTCAATCATCAGAACATCTAAATCGTTTTTAGATGCAAAAAGTGATGAAATAGAACCTCCTATACGTCCCCCTACCACAACTACGTCATATTTCATTATTTTAGCTCCAGTATATGGATCTTCAATTAGGATCTAATTTTTCAATTATAGGGTATGAATTGATTATCTGGAATTTATCTTTTGATTAGCGTCACAAA is part of the Methanobacterium bryantii genome and encodes:
- a CDS encoding HEAT repeat domain-containing protein, with amino-acid sequence MAIGKIKPNIDRLEKTRDVESLINALKFNDCNIRKEAAAALKKIGDDRALFPLIDVLEYKEWHEYYAVMGSVRETAAEALGVLRDRRAVEPLIKALNDKDEEVRWKAAWALGNIGDMRAVDPLIYLLHDKRWAVRRFAASALGKIGDERAVDSLIEALSDDEWHVRKYAADALGKIGDERAIESLMDALNDEDNDVRWKAVVALGKMKNVAVEPLIDLLRNEDWHIRGRAAEALGRIGDKRAVKPLINILVGWTKDRNKYVRGRAAEALGKIGDEEALKPLTHALDDPYIYVRVKVEEALKEMENTTQILTYDDGEISFDYPGSWEVISTANKKKIVKGNSANGNITFSINKNTNVGDLTSKEVADTIRDVFIIQNSTILSETEFRAEGIDVYTIIGENVNDIAPTKITVISFKIDDLLYYLWFSGGHESFERAKEDIDLIIDNFRVYI
- a CDS encoding NAD(P)/FAD-dependent oxidoreductase, translating into MKYDVVVVGGRIGGSISSLFASKNDLDVLMIEKRQEIGVPLQCAEATNEVTFETVGIKPSKRYVCSEIMGADLYSPDGTHFRMTPDNERGFILDRKVFDKHLAIESAKAGTDIMLKTTVKDLIIKDGNIKGVVAKHLGKTMEIEADIVIAADGIESNISRMAGLNSTRRINDICSCIQYKMVGIDVEPNYMQFYFGSKVAPGGYLWIFPNENGVANVGIGIRNTNETAYHYLHKFISNLGGTPVELNIGGVPVSGNIKKTYANGLMVVGDAAGHVDPLTGGGIHLTAASARIAGEVAAESIKSENMSEGFLKIYEKRWKDQIGGLINQSLKYRKVLDKINDDEFNALARFLEDKDIWSISKREWFGLLKESPSLFKLIRALI